One region of Brassica napus cultivar Da-Ae chromosome A10, Da-Ae, whole genome shotgun sequence genomic DNA includes:
- the LOC111210424 gene encoding L-type lectin-domain containing receptor kinase I.9-like encodes MARWLLQILIISSLHLISLSSQKETRFVFEDFLDQEDLYLDASAKVHPNGILQLTNTSKYQIGHAFYDKPLELGSSFSTHFVCVLVKKQNIEGGHGIAFIVSPSMDFSHAQPTRYLGAFDASTLESPSSHVLAVELDTIWNPEYNDIKGKNHVGIDVNSPKSVAVAPASYYSDIERKNESMNLLSGEPIQVWVDYEGTVLNVSIAPLKVKKPSRPLLSHPISLSEIFPNISKLYVGFSASTGNAVSDQYIMWWSFSTDRGSLQRLDTSRLVELPYLTGTDKKLLALFIILFGCLAIVVSAILA; translated from the coding sequence ATGGCTCGTTGGCTGCTTCAGATCCTTATTATCTCTTCTCTTCATCTCATCTCTCTATCAAGTCAAAAAGAGACAAGGTTTGTCTTTGAAGACTTTCTTGACCAAGAAGATCTTTATCTAGATGCTTCTGCAAAAGTACATCCCAATGGAATATTGCAGCTGACAAACACTTCAAAGTATCAAATCGGTCATGCTTTCTACGATAAACCACTTGAGCTCGGTTCCTCTTTCTCGACGCATTTCGTGTGTGTTCTGGTGAAAAAGCAAAACATCGAAGGCGGCCATGGTATTGCCTTCATAGTATCTCCTTCTATGGATTTCTCCCACGCACAGCCAACAAGATACTTGGGGGCTTTCGACGCTTCCACACTTGAATCTCCCTCTTCTCACGTTCTTGCTGTCGAGCTCGACACTATCTGGAACCCTGAGTATAACGACATCAAAGGTAAAAATCACGTGGGGATCGATGTGAACAGTCCTAAATCTGTCGCAGTAGCTCCGGCATCTTACTATTCCGACATAGAAAGGAAAAACGAAAGCATGAACCTCTTGAGTGGAGAGCCTATACAGGTGTGGGTTGATTATGAAGGCACAGTGCtcaacgtttccattgctccaCTTAAAGTCAAGAAGCCAAGCCGGCCTCTTTTGTCACATCCCATTAGCCTTTCAGAGATTTTTCCTAATATATCGAAATTGTATGTTGGATTCTCTGCATCAACAGGGAACGCGGTGAGTGATCAGTACATTATGTGGTGGAGTTTCAGTACAGACAGAGGATCACTGCAGCGACTTGATACCTCAAGACTTGTTGAACTTCCTTATCTTACAGGTACAGATAAGAAGCTTCTTGCGCTGTTTATTATTCTGTTTGGTTGTCTGGCTATTGTGGTGTCAGCTATTCTTGCATGA
- the LOC106371598 gene encoding disease resistance protein RPS5-like produces the protein MGGFFSVPLSGDQVLKDVSHLSCFKASYINSLEENLAAMQRDMEELKARQTDVLRRVEREEETKSMQRLAEVNVWLKNVDNVSRQVSYLLSNRTTELQRLCSKKSRSNYGYGKRVSLMLKKVNDLNSKGVFEVVAEPATETSTKEKRLSRSRPDIVGRETILKRALSLLVSGETGSIGLYGVGGVGKSTILREISNKITARFEFVIWVVVSQHLPVKKIQEEIGRKLGFHGEEWNQKEESQKANDIHNFMKDRRFALLLDDVWAKVDLTKVGVPSPTKKNKSKIAFTTRSREVCVQMGVADPIEVQCLAENDAWDLFQMKVGGHASCSKIQETAREVAGRCHGLPLALNVLGETMSCKKKVRQWNDALRVLTSSPRVEFAEKEDEILPILKYSFDSLKVGKLKSCFQYCALFPAGSMLSKNSLIEYWEVEGCVGGFGSRYIAKNRGYENINTLVRAGLLMESDDSTKFVQMHDVVRKMALWVASDLGKNRERWVVEAGVGLRDMVPVQDWTGVRKMSLMNNEIEEISGGHECHQLTTLFLQQNSNLVRISGEFFQYMPMLVVLNMSFTELEELPEQISRLFALRYLNLSRTKIERLPDGLGKLKRLEHLNLETTKRLKSIYGLSNASSLGVLALLDSNVSLDASTIEELQRFERLERLNIDISSSSALKQLLSAPELAYWIEEVCIRDLQSDEACLVLPTTMMQLRKLIIKRCGVLEIDIGRASDDTFLIHPKLGSLSSVTITGCNGLKDLTWLLFVSKLTYLKLQCLDKVEEIISETGEQNAGGTKTPFEKLKRLELSNLPMLKSIYRNPLLFPCLKKIDVERCPKLRKLPLSSGSCLGGDELVISYSDDQWIERVQWEDKATEERFLLCCEKVLNFP, from the coding sequence ATGGGAGGTTTTTTCTCTGTTCCCTTGTCTGGTGATCAAGTACTGAAAGATGTTTCTCACCTTTCATGCTTCAAAGCGAGTTACATTAATAGTCTTGAGGAGAATCTCGCAGCTATGCAGAGAGACATGGAAGAGCTCAAGGCAAGACAAACTGATGTGTTAAGAAGGGTCGAGAGGGAAGAGGAAACCAAAAGTATGCAACGGCTTGCAGAAGTCAACGTATGGCTTAAAAATGTTGATAACGTCAGTAGACAAGTCAGTTATCTGCTTAGCAATAGAACTACTGAACTTCAAAGGTTATGTTCAAAGAAATCAAGATCAAACTACGGTTATGGGAAAAGGGTGTCTTTGATGTTGAAAAAGGTCAATGATCTCAACTCTAAAGGAGTTTTTGAAGTTGTGGCTGAGCCGGCTACTGAAACGTCTACAAAGGAGAAGAGGCTCTCCAGATCCAGACCGGATATTGTTGGCCGGGAAACAATTCTCAAGAGGGCTTTGAGCCTCCTCGTGAGTGGTGAAACCGGGAGTATAGGTCTGTACGGAGTTGGTGGCGTAGGCAAATCAACTATTCTCCGAGAGATCAGCAACAAGATCACTGccagatttgagtttgtgatttggGTTGTTGTGTCTCAACATCTGCCTGTCAAGAAGATTCAAGAAGAGATTGGTAGGAAGCTAGGCTTTCATGGGGAGGAGTGGAACCAAAAAGAGGAAAGCCAGAAGGCCAATGATATACACAACTTCATGAAGGACAGGAGATTTGCGTTGTTACTGGATGATGTGTGGGCGAAAGTGGACTTAACGAAGGTAGGAGTCCCatcaccaacaaaaaaaaacaaaagcaaaataGCATTCACCACCCGCTCTCGAGAGGTGTGTGTGCAGATGGGGGTTGCTGACCCGATTGAAGTCCAGTGCCTTGCTGAGAATGATGCTTGGGACTTGTTTCAGATGAAAGTTGGAGGACACGCAAGCTGCTCGAAAATTCAGGAGACGGCAAGAGAAGTTGCTGGAAGATGTCATGGTCTACCACTGGCGCTGAATGTTCTTGGCGAGACCATGTCTTGCAAGAAGAAGGTGCGACAATGGAATGATGCACTACGCGTCCTGACTTCTTCACCTCGCGTAGAGTTTGCAGAAAAGGAAGATGAAATTCTCCCGATTCTCAAGTATAGCTTTGACAGTTTGAAAGTGGGAAAGTTGAAGTCATGCTTCCAGTACTGCGCTCTATTCCCTGCAGGTTCTATGTTGAGTAAAAATAGTTTGATAGAGTATTGGGAAGTCGAAGGATGTGTGGGTGGATTCGGAAGTCGTTATATAGCCAAGAACCGAGGTTATGAAAATATCAATACACTTGTTCGTGCTGGTTTGTTGATGGAGAGTGATGACAGTACCAAGTTTGTTCAAATGCACGACGTGGTTCGTAAAATGGCTTTGTGGGTGGCTTCTGATCTTGGGAAGAACAGAGAAAGATGGGTTGTGGAAGCCGGTGTTGGGTTACGTGATATGGTACCTGTTCAAGACTGGACCGGAGTGAGAAAGATGTCGCTGATGAATAATGAGATTGAAGAGATATCTGGCGGTCACGAGTGTCATCAACTTACGACTCTCTTTCTCCAACAAAACAGCAACTTGGTGCGTATCTCTGGTGAGTTCTTTCAGTATATGCCAATGCTAGTTGTTTTGAATATGTCCTTCACTGAGCTCGAGGAATTGCCGGAGCAGATATCACGTTTGTTCGCTTTGCGTTATCTCAACTTGTCACGGACAAAGATAGAGCGACTGCCAGATGGTTTAGGAAAGTTAAAACGTCTAGAACATCTCAACTTGGAAACGACCAAGAGACTCAAGAGCATTTATGGGTTATCAAATGCATCAAGTCTGGGGGTATTGGCACTCCTAGATTCAAACGTTTCGCTCGATGCTAGCACGATAGAGGAGCTGCAACGCTTCGAACGACTAGAAAGGTTAAACATAGACATATCCTCCAGTTCAGCTTTGAAGCAATTGCTTAGCGCTCCTGAGTTGGCATATTGGATTGAAGAGGTGTGTATTAGAGATCTTCAGAGTGACGAAGCATGTCTGGTTTTGCCAACAACAATGATGCAACTCCGTAAGCTCATCATAAAGAGGTGTGGTGTGTTGGAGATAGATATTGGGAGAGCATCAGACGACACGTTTCTGATACATCCAAAACTAGGGAGCCTCTCAAGTGTGACTATAACTGGCTGCAATGGACTTAAGGATCTGACGTGGTTGCTGTTTGTTTCAAAGCTTACCTACCTTAAGCTTCAGTGTTTAGATAAGGTGGAAGAAATCATAAGCGAGACGGGTGAGCAAAACGCAGGAGGCACAAAGACTCCGTTTGAAAAGCTTAAAAGGCTTGAATTGAGTAACTTACCGATGTTGAAGAGCATCTACAGGAATCCTCTGCTCTTTCCTTGTCTAAAGAAGATTGATGTAGAAAGGTGTCCAAAACTGAGAAAGCTTCCACTCAGTTCTGGAAGTTGCCTTGGTGGTGATGAACTTGTCATCAGTTACAGTGACGACCAATGGATAGAAAGAGTTCAATGGGAAGATAAAGCTACTGAAGAACGTTTcttgctttgctgtgaaaagGTATTGAATTTCCCATAA